From Micromonospora sp. NBC_01699, a single genomic window includes:
- a CDS encoding MarR family winged helix-turn-helix transcriptional regulator, with translation MHVAGAMRHFMDVDLAELGLTPAVANALHELDPDRPLPARDLAERLDCDPSNITMLVDKLERLGLVRRQVDPADRRLRTLVVTDEGRRVRERVGQVMSDSRLLAGLSVDELATLRTLMWKVSDGGCPAEPPLG, from the coding sequence ATGCATGTGGCGGGGGCGATGCGGCACTTCATGGATGTGGATCTGGCCGAGCTGGGGCTGACGCCGGCGGTGGCGAACGCGCTGCACGAGCTCGATCCGGATCGGCCGTTGCCCGCCCGTGACCTGGCCGAACGGCTCGACTGCGACCCGTCGAACATCACCATGCTGGTGGACAAGCTGGAACGTCTCGGCCTGGTACGCCGCCAGGTCGACCCGGCCGACCGCCGGCTGCGCACCCTTGTGGTCACCGACGAGGGTCGACGGGTACGGGAGCGGGTCGGTCAGGTCATGTCGGACTCCCGACTGCTGGCCGGACTCAGCGTCGACGAGTTGGCCACCCTGCGCACCCTGATGTGGAAGGTTTCCGACGGCGGCTGCCCGGCCGAGCCGCCGCTGGGCTGA
- a CDS encoding transketolase C-terminal domain-containing protein — MVVPTPVRSADGPVRDGATLTGARALELFDAQLTSRHLDLAARWLRSFGEGFYTIGSAGHEGNAAVAAAVRATDPALLHYRSGAFYAARTAQAVAVPSGSDAGNERPEDALSRPEGVAGGGDPIANAARDVLRGIVASVQEPIAGGRHKVFGNAALDIIPTTSTIASHLPRAVGVGFAIERQRRTAAGPAARHRAGNSSRLTDARSVAAESRANWPADAIVVCSFGDASVNHASATAAFNTAGWCDHTGLRIPVLFVCEDNGLGISVRSPDGWVAAALSAKPGIRYFSADGCDLTQTYDVASEAATWVRRHRRPAILHLSTVRLMGHAGADAEVAYRPVGEVQRDLGRDPLIGTARLIVEAGLATPEQVIARYDAVGWQVRKVAEEVLGEAKLSSAADIVAPLAPRRPVRVSRTVAEAGAWAAGPGAGARSAAFGDKLPEQAGPLTLAQTINAALADGMLDYPAMTVFGEDVAAKGGVYGVTKGLRDRFGASRVFDTLLDETSVLGLGLGAGLGGMLPVPEIQYLAYLHNAEDQLRGEAATMQFFSKGAYRNPMVVRVAGLAYQEGFGGHFHNDNSVAVLRDVPGLVLAVPSRPDDAAPMLRSCLASAAVDGTVCVFLEPIALYHTRDLYAEGDDEWLAPYLGPGGWAGGHVPIGRARVYGVGSAEDITIITFGNGVRMSLRAASRLAQEGIGTRVVDLRWLAPLPVADIFREASATGRVLVVDETRRSGGVGEGVVAGLVDAGYVGVVRRVASIDSFVPLGPAAREVLVSEDAITQGARTLLAR, encoded by the coding sequence CTGGTCGTACCGACCCCGGTGCGCTCGGCCGACGGGCCGGTCCGCGATGGCGCCACGCTCACCGGCGCCCGTGCCCTGGAGCTGTTCGACGCCCAGCTCACCAGTCGGCACCTCGACCTCGCCGCGCGCTGGCTGCGCAGCTTCGGTGAGGGTTTCTACACGATCGGTTCCGCCGGGCACGAGGGCAACGCCGCCGTGGCGGCTGCCGTACGCGCCACCGACCCGGCCCTGCTGCACTATCGCTCCGGCGCCTTCTACGCGGCGAGGACGGCTCAGGCGGTCGCCGTACCCTCGGGTAGCGACGCTGGGAACGAGCGCCCCGAGGACGCTCTCAGCAGGCCGGAGGGGGTTGCCGGCGGTGGTGACCCGATCGCGAACGCGGCTCGGGACGTGTTGCGCGGGATCGTCGCCTCGGTGCAGGAGCCGATCGCCGGCGGCCGGCACAAGGTCTTCGGCAACGCCGCGCTCGACATCATCCCGACCACCTCCACTATCGCCTCGCACCTGCCCCGGGCGGTCGGTGTCGGCTTCGCCATCGAACGTCAGCGCCGGACCGCCGCCGGCCCCGCCGCCCGGCACCGGGCCGGCAACTCGTCCCGGCTCACCGACGCCCGTTCCGTTGCCGCGGAGTCGCGGGCGAACTGGCCGGCGGACGCGATAGTGGTCTGCTCGTTCGGCGACGCCTCGGTGAACCATGCCAGCGCCACCGCCGCGTTCAACACAGCCGGCTGGTGCGACCACACCGGCCTGCGCATTCCGGTCCTTTTTGTGTGCGAGGACAACGGGCTCGGGATCAGCGTCCGGTCACCGGACGGCTGGGTGGCCGCCGCGCTGTCCGCGAAGCCCGGCATCCGCTACTTCTCCGCCGATGGCTGCGACCTCACCCAGACGTACGACGTGGCGAGCGAGGCAGCAACATGGGTACGTCGGCACCGGCGCCCCGCCATCCTGCACCTGTCCACGGTGCGGCTGATGGGACACGCCGGGGCGGACGCCGAGGTGGCGTACCGGCCGGTGGGTGAGGTGCAGCGGGACCTGGGGCGGGACCCGCTGATCGGCACCGCGAGGCTGATCGTGGAGGCCGGGCTGGCCACGCCGGAGCAGGTGATCGCGCGGTACGACGCGGTCGGCTGGCAGGTGCGCAAGGTCGCCGAGGAGGTGCTCGGCGAGGCCAAGCTGTCCTCCGCCGCCGACATCGTCGCCCCGCTCGCCCCACGGCGTCCGGTAAGGGTGTCCCGTACGGTCGCGGAGGCGGGGGCCTGGGCGGCGGGGCCGGGGGCCGGGGCACGATCGGCCGCCTTCGGTGACAAGCTGCCGGAGCAGGCGGGACCGCTCACCCTGGCCCAGACCATCAACGCCGCGTTGGCGGACGGGATGCTCGACTACCCGGCGATGACCGTCTTCGGCGAGGACGTCGCGGCCAAGGGCGGGGTGTACGGGGTGACGAAGGGCCTGCGGGACCGCTTCGGCGCCTCCAGGGTCTTCGACACGTTGCTCGACGAGACGAGTGTGCTCGGGTTGGGGCTGGGTGCCGGGCTGGGCGGGATGCTGCCGGTGCCGGAGATCCAGTACCTGGCGTACCTGCACAACGCCGAGGACCAGTTGCGCGGCGAGGCCGCCACCATGCAGTTCTTCTCGAAGGGGGCCTACCGCAACCCGATGGTGGTACGCGTGGCGGGGCTGGCGTACCAGGAGGGGTTCGGCGGGCACTTCCACAACGACAACTCGGTTGCCGTACTCCGGGATGTTCCCGGTCTTGTGCTCGCGGTGCCGTCGCGGCCCGACGACGCCGCGCCGATGCTGCGCTCGTGCCTGGCCAGTGCGGCGGTGGACGGGACAGTGTGCGTGTTCCTGGAGCCGATCGCCCTCTACCACACCAGGGACCTGTACGCCGAGGGCGACGACGAGTGGCTGGCGCCCTACCTGGGACCGGGTGGTTGGGCCGGCGGGCACGTGCCGATCGGTCGGGCCAGGGTCTACGGCGTGGGCTCGGCCGAGGACATCACGATCATCACATTCGGTAACGGTGTGCGTATGTCTCTGCGTGCCGCCTCCCGGCTGGCACAGGAGGGCATCGGGACGCGGGTGGTGGACCTGCGCTGGTTGGCCCCGTTGCCGGTCGCGGACATCTTCCGGGAGGCTTCCGCCACTGGTCGGGTGCTGGTCGTGGACGAGACACGCCGGTCCGGCGGGGTCGGCGAGGGGGTGGTCGCCGGCCTGGTGGATGCTGGATATGTGGGTGTTGTGCGGCGCGTTGCGTCGATTGACTCGTTTGTACCATTAGGTCCGGCTGCGCGCGAGGTGCTGGTGTCCGAAGATGCCATTACCCAGGGTGCCCGTACGCTGCTGGCACGGTAA